The Amaranthus tricolor cultivar Red isolate AtriRed21 chromosome 2, ASM2621246v1, whole genome shotgun sequence genome contains the following window.
tTCTGATATAAGTGGGTATTAAGTCTGATATAAGTGGATTTTAAGTCTAATACAAATTGGCATTGAGTCTGATGTAGTAGGCATTAAGttgatgtaagttggcattaggtCTAATGTAAGTTGGatttaaatatattgtaagtttggtttttcttaatttatttttatattaaagttTGGTTTTAAATCTATTGTAATATTACATTTATGATTATTCTTGTTAACATTTGTTTATGTTATTTAATGctattttttatgattgtttTGCATACACAGGGTTGACAAAGACATCTATACTAATTGCAAATCGTATCTCTTCTTGTGTAATGATAAAGAACGGATCAAGCTTACATCTGCACAGATTGTTGCTGTGAATTAAATAGGCTTCAATGGTTGTAAATGGTTCGAAAAAAATCAAAGCgaaaaaatacatctcaaaggAGAAGTAGTGTGTAGGAGattgaataaaaaacaatttaattgtgtgtattaagaaaatttatgattattaaattatatgaaatcgtttattgttattatttgtatatgttatgacaaagattttgtgtattttaaattcttttacattttaaagattttgtactttaatgtctacttatatcatccttaatgcttacttatagtATACTTAATGCCTAATTAATCAGACTTAGTGCCAACTTATATTTGACTCAATGCCAACTTAAAACACACTTATTTCCTACTTATGgtatacttaatgcctacttacatcacaCTTAATGCCAACTCACAGtacacttaatacctacttatatcatcttaatctatatttatattatatttacgttTCATACTTAATACCTACTAATATCTTATCGAATACCAACTTACAACATACTTATTGCatacttaatgccaatttacatcaGACTCAATGTCAATTTAAATAAGACTTAATGACAATTTACATAagacttaatgccaatttacattTGGCTTATGTCAATTTACATCGTACTTAATGTCAATTTACATCATACTTAATACTAGCTTTCATcacacttaatacctacttacatcagacttaataCCAATTTACAGTAAACTTAATAGATTCACTTAATACATAccaacttacatcagacttattGCCTACTTACGTAAAAGTTAATACCAACTTACATTATATTTAATGCCAACTTAGCACACTTATTACTTtcttacatcagacttaatgtCAATTTACTTCATACTTAATGTCAATTTACATCATACTGAATGCCAATTTACATCGAACTTATCGTCTACTTACATCAAAcgtaatgccaacttacatcatacGTAGTGCCAACTTTCAACGCACTTAATACCcacttacatcagacttaataCCAACTTACTATACACTTAATACATATTGTATTTTCATCATGTTCAACGTCATTgtgttcttcttcctcctcaaaATATCAACTAGGTGttctatttcaattatttttatagaaaacaattttaaaagacaaaacaataattgggggtttaatttcaaaaaaaatcaagactcAAATATTAgcctttcttcttcctcttcaaaACATCAACTAGgtgttttatttcaattaatttttatagaaaacaattttaaaagacaaaataataattgagggttttatttcaaaaaaaatcaagaactaaATATTAGccttttttcttcttctcaAAGCATCCATGGTGTTTCTTTATGGAAGTAATTGTgaataaattcaaaattgagGCATGAATggatatttgaatttgaatttttaattttcattgatGATAGAATAGAGTGGTTGTTTAATAATTAGCTTGCATCAGTTTCCAATAGGAGTGTTAATAATGGTCATTGAAATATGGAAGCTTTGTTTGAGAAAGGAGCCCTGGCAACTTGTTGGCTGCTGTTGttattataactttttttttataattaatgaaaAGGGCCTGGTCTTGAGGACTGTCTCTaatagagacggtctctcaagagactaggtgtttggcaattggttTAAGGGTGTTGGCTGTTGGTTATTGGCTTTTtaattggcttgtttgaccagctgaaaATGTTGGTTGTTTTTGCTGGTTTTTAAGTTAGCTGAAAAAGCTAGTTGTTTGTGGAGATGTTTGACAAATTTAAGTATTGGCTATTGGCTGTTTATCAGAGAAAAAGTgggccaacaagccaaaagccacaAAAAAGCTAGCTGGAGCAGCCTTTTCATTTTGCTTAAAAGCCAGCTTTTCAGCtgctttaaaagtcatttaccaaacaccttttttgaatgtttgaccaaccaacaagacaaaaatcaaaagctaaccaaaaagctaagcaaaaaaaataagaacTAAACACCCCCATAGACTTCATGATATAGTACTTGTCGAAGCCCTTGAATACgttgaaagattgaaaaaaaataagataaataaacaatttaattccaaaTGTAAGATTGGttaaaacttatgtcccaaaataagcttccgtacgtccaagcctagcctcgggtaagtcgctgttagtaacagcgaattaagggaaaaaaaaaataaaaagttgaaagtcgtactaacagcgacttaaggagttgaccagttgctgtaatttattgtttttggaGCAGCTCATTTTTTAACCTTCAAATAGTTATTTAATAGCAgatgaactaactatataaacttgttattttttgattaatcttccgatgtgggactgttttctggaacacatcaaaataaatgaaaccaaaaattagctcacgAATAGAGCACCGATGTGGGACTAAGTTATTGAAGAGGAAGACATCCACCATTGAAGAAGACCACTATTTGTTCTCCCTCACGCTTAATCTACTCTCCCTTTCACTGATTAATTCCTATCAAATACCAAACTATTTGTTGCTGCCTATTAGTGAAAAATGTTGTGGCCATACCAAATATTGCAAACATGGCAGTTGATAAAGTCCAAAACCAATGACCAATCAAAGGAACATAGTCACATAGAAATGGCCAGCAAGCAAAGAGAGAACAAGAAGATCGAGCCTTATGGTACATGTAATGAAACTCAGACAGAACAAGAATAGATAGAAATCAATTATATCTGAAACTACATGTTTCTCAACAAGTAATGAAGCAAGATCATTTTAACACCAAGTATATAGAAAAAGCTCCAATTTTCCCATTGACTTTGTATGTATTCCCTACTTCAGATGTTTGTCTACCTTCTTAACTTCCTTATTAGTTAATGAGTACTTATACATCCAATTATCAGCCTTCTAGATACTCACTTCTTACACATCTACTCTATTGATCATATAAAAATCATTCATTTGTACTCTATGATTTCTCAATTGATTTCTCCTAAGCATTTTATGTGCCATTGGTCATTTGAAGAACAGCATACAAATGATTTATCCTCAATTGATTTCTCCTTAGCATTTTTAAGTCCCACATCCGAAGATTAATCAAAGATGAGATGCTAACTTATGGATGAGATGCTAACTGCTTTCAAAGATGAGCCGACATCAGTCCCACATCGGTGCTCTATTcgtgagctaatttttggtttcatttattttgatgtgttccagaaaacaatcccacatcggaagattaatcaaacaataacaagtttatataattagttcatctgctattaaataattgtttgaaGGTTAAAAAACAAGCTGttccaaaaacaaaataatacagcGACTTCAAGTTcagtattattaaaatttaaaaaaaaaaaaatttttttttttttttttaagtcgctgttagtaacagcgacttaaggccttttaatttttttttttctcctcattcgctgttactaacagcgacttacccgaggctaggcttggatgtacggaagcttattttgggacataagttttcccgaatcttatattcggaattaaattgtttatttatcttatttttttcaatctttcgaATACGTTCAAGAAGTGAAAGTGATATACAAGGAccaaaaagaaaattatgaCTTGTTCCTGTTGAGTTCAAAAAATTATCCAACAAGTAGGtatgatttgaattatttatttcagGTGGGCCAGATATGAAGTGAATGAAAATCAAACTCAAGTTTCATCTAGAGAATATAGTAACTATCGATTTGTTCTTGTGGCAACTATAAAAGGTGGTCGGATTTGATTAGAAGTAAGGAAGTAATGATAGGAATAAATGCAAGTTGAAACGGACAAAGAGAGTATAGGTATAACTTCGTTTTCAAGGTGAACCCAAAACCATCAGACTCTAAAATAGTACCATTAGGTTCCTTTCTAAAATGACAAATTCTAtattaagaccgtctcatcgtGTAACGGCTTGATATAGACTAGCCCAATtcgaatttattaaaaaaataaaaaaaacagttTAGAGTAAATTACGATAGTTGTTTGCTATTTAGGtttaaccaatttttttttttttttcaaatataaaagatttggggtgtttgtatgagaccatctcatacaagacttgtttcACAAAACAAAATAGTGGGATACCTTTCACATTTCAAGAGCGTTATCATTATGTTAATTGCATAGCAAAACACAATAACTTAGTGCAAGACTATTGTAATATTATGGTAGGCTGGTAGCACCAGGCAAATACCCCTCCAACCGGAGGGAGTACATAGTAAACAAGTTAAAAATGTATATTTCAATTATTAGCAAATCTCAAGAATAATTATTAAACATTTGGAGACAATGTATCAACGCAAAAAACTAATGAACCGCCTAGCGATTCATTCTCACAACTCAATCAGTATAAACTGATTACTAATGAGATCGGTATTGAGTATTGACAAACCATTGCGGTAGGTGCTTCTAAAAAGACGATTATCATTGTTCATGCCGCAATGGCACGAAAAATCTTGGAATTATCGAAACTTGGGATCACAGTAACAAGAATCTTGAAATCTAAATGTGGATGGGTTTGTCATATGTCGCCATCGCAGCTTCCTTCACGGCCTCACTCATGGTTGGGTGTGCGTGGCATGTGCGTGCGATATCCTCACTTGAAGCCCCGTACTGCAATGCTAGAACTGCCTCATGGATGAGTTCACCGGCATTTGGAGCCATAATGTGAACACCGAGAATTTTGTCAGACTCTTTTTCGGCCAAGATCTTGACAAGTCCTTCAGCGTTATCGATTGCCTTGGCTCTACTGTTTGCCATGAATGGGAATTTACCTACACGGTATGGAACACCAAGAGTTTTCACCTGCTCTTCAGTTTTCCCTACAGAAGCCACCTCAGGGTGCGTGTATACGACTCCAGGGACCAAATCATAGTCCACGTGTCCTTCCTTTCCTGCAATGAACTCAACACAGGCCACACCATCTTCCTCTGCCTTGTGTGCCAACATAGGTCCTGGGATCACATCCCCGATTGCATACACTCCAGGAACATTAGTGGCAAAACGTTCATTGACTAAAATCCGCCCACCCTTGTCCATTTCTACTCCAAGGCTTTCAAGCCCAAGCCCAGCTGTGAATGGGACCCTGCCAGCAGAAACAAGAACCACATCAGCTTCAAGAATAGTCTGCTCACCGCCAGCTGCAGGCTCAACAGTCAGCTTAACGCCATCCCCAGTGGTATCCACACCAACAACCTTGGTCTTCAGCTTGAATTTCATACCTTGTTTCTCAAGGGAACGCTGAAATTGCTTACGAACTTCACCGTCCATGGTAGGAACAATTTCTGGAGCAAATTCGACAACAGTTACCTCTGAACCAATTCGACCCCAAACAGAACCCATCTCAAGGCCGATATAGCCAGCACCTATAACCACAAGTCTCTTAGGAATTTCTTTTAGAGCCAAAGCACCGGTAGATGATACAATCTTCTGTTCGTCAATTGTCACCCCTGGTAGAGACTTGACATCAGATCCAGTAGCAATAATTATGTGTTTACCTCTAATAGCAGTGTTTCCACCATCAATAGTGTCCACAGACACTTCAGAAGGAGAGACGAGTTTCCCATAGCCTTTCACATAATTTACTTTGTTCTTCTTGAACAAACCCTCAATACCTTTTGTCAAATTACTCACAGCTTTATCTTTCTGGGCCATCATGGCAGGCAAATCAACCTCAACTGAAGAAAACTTCACACCATGGGCAGGAAAAGCATGTTTTGCTTCATGGTACATGTGGGAAGAATGAAGAAGTGCCTGTAATAACCAACACAACAACACAAAGTCTAAAGCCAAAACataaagaattgttattgcAGTTAAAGAAAAGAACTATTAGAAGAGGATGAATACAGAATAGGTCTCAAAGCTCATACACGGACACCAAGGAGAAGCTTTCATCAAGTACCGAACTAAATCTTAAGGAAAACCAGCTTAAAAGGTTTTCAACTGAAAAATACAGACGATGTGACTTGTGAGAATGAAAGGTCGGGTAACAATGCCGGTTTTGAGCCATTTCGGGTAGCCGACCGCCTAGGGCCCCAGAAATAAGGGgccttaaatattaaatggtgctaTTCTAAGCAACActtttaaagtgatttttttgttaactttttttatatttgaagtcgtcatcatcatcatcctacccagaatgatgatgatgatgacttcaaatataattttgtcttgaatttttttatttgaagtggaaaatttttaatcttttgCTATAATAATAGACCCTATTTTGAAAAACAtcgcaaaaataaataagacctCCCAAATCTTTGCTCCATCCCTACTAGGTATCAATTACACTTATATAAAACTTGCCCTTCAAATTTATCTAACCCCTTAGTTTAACGACCTCCTTACATAGTCAAATCATAGAACTACTAAAGGCATAGAAGTAAAGATTAGagttatcaattaaaaaaaagatgcaTTAATCAACAGTAATATAGACAAAATTATACACCAGAACAAATTTTTGCCAACTTACTCAGCATATATATAATCCAGCCCAGTGGCCAGTACATGCATACAAAAAGAGAGAACAAAACCATTGATCTATTGAGTCACAAAAATCAAATAGTAATGCAAACAGATTAGTGTAACATTAGCTTCTCTGGAGCAAATGCGAACAACCAGGTGATAACATACTGGAAAAATAGTTTTCTTTAACGTTCATTAAAACATTTTTAAGATTTTGATAGTAGTAAATCAAGAAAAGAAAGAATCACGAGGTGTAGACAGAGGACACAAAGAGGTTATTCAAAGCTAACTAAACAAAATGGACTTCTGGATTAATTATAAAGCAGATTTCTGCTCAAAAGCAACTGAAATTTCTATAGCAAAAAAAAGGAGGAGCCTATAGCACTCTTTGCTTTTAAGAATGAATCAAAATTTCATGTAAAAAATGATCCGATAAACAAAGACATAGGACCAGTAAAATGAAGGGATCAATCTAACTTAATAAgattgtgtgccaagattctaAGGCAAGGGTAACTCCCATATCAAAAAATGACAATCGATTTCAATTATCGCAAGCAATTATAAGCATAAACATAGAATCAAGATTCTAGAGCAAGTTTAACACATACTATTAAGGATATTAAGTCATGTGCCAAAGTAGATGTGTCATGTGCCACTGAAGCTAAGCCAACTTGCTGTGAAGAGTATAATCAAACAACTGATCAGAGAGCTACTGCACAAGGAATACAAGACTAGTATAGGCTGTTGTTTGTCTTAGTTTGTTAGAGTAGTTAGTTCATAACAGAATTTCGTTATTAGCACGTGCTCTTTGTAACTATCTTGTTTGTAATTAGCTATTCTATTTGTAGCTTGCTCTATATATATGAGACACAAGGCTCATATCATGTATGTAATTCTTCAATATCAATAGAACAAGAAAGCTATTCCTCCTTTTCTGTTACGATATCAGAGCTTTGCTCTTCTTGAACCAGAGTTCTTTCTTCAAACCACTTTCTTTCGACAAAATGTTGTCAATGAGCAGGAACCATTCCAAGAATGTTGATCCCACAGCAAACCAATCTAGCTTTTATTTCCTGCATCCCACCGACTCAGGTCAAAAAATCATCATCAAGATCTTCAATGAAAAAGCCTTGAAGGATTGGAAAAGGGCAATGTTATTGCTCTTTCGGGAAAGAACAAAATAGGATTTGTTGAAGGTATTGTCAAGAGATCAACAAGCAGTACCACACTTGGAAAAGCGTGGGATAGAATCAATGATGTAGTGATGGACTGGTTGTTATCAGTCATTGATGAAAAGATTGCAAACACACTACAATGGCTAAAGACTGCTAAAGACTGGTTGTGGGATGAATTGGAAAGTCTATATCCTACCCCCTTCAGGCTGCACATTGGTGCAACTTAATTCAGTTTCATGCCTTATCTAGCATACACAAAAAAATTGCTAAAGTTCATGATGAATACATTGAACCAAAATCACATCTTGAAGCATGTAAGAATATCAAATGGATAGAGGCCATGGACAAAGAGCTCAAAGCCTTAGATCAAGATCACACATAGGATGTTGTGCCTTTGCCTCAAGGAAAGAAACCCATTGGAAACAAATgggtttataaaataaaattgaggtTAGCTGGGTCTCTTAAAAGATTTAAAGCAAGACTAGTAGCAAAGGTTTATAACCAAAAGCAAGGGATAGACTATGAAGAAACATTTAGTCCAGTGGTCAAAATGACCACAGTCAGATGCCTTCTTGTTGTTGCTACCAGTCAACAATGGATTGTACACCAAATGGATGTAAACAATGTGTTCCTACATGGGGATTTACATGAAGAGGAGTACATGACCATGCCCCAAGGGGTACCTAATCCTAAAAACAATGTTGCTTGTTAAAAAAATCtttgtatgggttgaaacagGCTTCAAGACAACGACATGAAAAGCTAATGATTGAGCAAAAGAAGTTAGGTTTCTCCCAATCAAGAAATGACTACTCATTGTTTATAAAGAAGCAAGACCAATTTATCGCCATTATGGTTGTGTATATTGATGATATACTTATCACATGAAATAACAACGATGCTATGACCTCTACAAAATAGCACCTTGACACACTCACCATCAAAGATCTAGGtcaattgcattattttcttggAATTGAAGTGAGCTACTCCTCCCAAGGCATGGTTCTCACTCAACAAAAATACACTAAGGATCTTTTACTTGCAAACTGACTTGTTTCAAAAAGGTTGTCACACTTTTACCACTTAATCTGAAACTAAACCCTACAGATGGTGTATTGTTGCAAGATAGTGAACTCTATAGGAGTCTTGTTTGGAAGCTTAACTTTCTCACAAATACTAGGTCTGATATATTGTCCAAACATTAAGCCAATTCATGCAATCTCCTAGGAGTCCTCATTGGCATGCATTAGTCCACACTCTAAATTACATATCATCCACATTAGGACAAGGCATTATCTTAAAAGGGTGTGCAAAGCTAACTTTACATGCCTATACAGACTCTGATTGGGGAGCATGCCCAACCACTAGAAAGTCTGTTTCAGGCTATTTGGTTTTACTTAGTAATTGTCCTATTAGTTGGAGATCTAAGAAGCAACCTACTGTTTCTAGGTCAGCTCTAAGACTGAGTACAGAGCAATGGCAAATCCTACATTTGATGTTACTTGGGTGATAAGGCTACTTAAGGATATAGGGATTGAAAATTTGGAGAGCCAATCAGCCATCTACATTGGCAAGAACCTTGTTTTCCATGATAGGACCAATCATATTGAGATCGATTGTCATTTCACTAGGGATAAAGTCCTAGAAGGCCTTATTCAATTATCATACCTGACAACACAACACCAATTGGCAGATATACTGACTAAGATTTTTCCTTCATCTCAATTTAGATACCTTCTGACCAAACTTGGTATCAGTGAGCTGCCTCCTAGTTTGAGGGGGATATTAAGGATATCAAGTCATGTGCCAAAGTAGATGTGTCATGTGCCACTAAAGCTAAGCCAACTTGCTATGAAGAGTATAATCAAGCTACTGACCAAAGAGCTACTGCACAAGGAATAGAAGACTAAAATAGGCTGTTGTTTGTCTTAGTTTGTTAGAGTAGTTAGTTCATAACAGAATCTTGTTATTAGCACGTGCTCTTTGTAACTATCTTGTTTGTAGTGAGTTATTCTATTTGTAGCTTGCTCTAT
Protein-coding sequences here:
- the LOC130804408 gene encoding dihydrolipoyl dehydrogenase, mitochondrial, with product MAMSSIARRKSTLISRNLCNSTDSLRYTLSLSSFSRYFSSGSDENDVVVIGGGPGGYVAAIKAAQLGFKTTCVEKRGTLGGTCLNVGCIPSKALLHSSHMYHEAKHAFPAHGVKFSSVEVDLPAMMAQKDKAVSNLTKGIEGLFKKNKVNYVKGYGKLVSPSEVSVDTIDGGNTAIRGKHIIIATGSDVKSLPGVTIDEQKIVSSTGALALKEIPKRLVVIGAGYIGLEMGSVWGRIGSEVTVVEFAPEIVPTMDGEVRKQFQRSLEKQGMKFKLKTKVVGVDTTGDGVKLTVEPAAGGEQTILEADVVLVSAGRVPFTAGLGLESLGVEMDKGGRILVNERFATNVPGVYAIGDVIPGPMLAHKAEEDGVACVEFIAGKEGHVDYDLVPGVVYTHPEVASVGKTEEQVKTLGVPYRVGKFPFMANSRAKAIDNAEGLVKILAEKESDKILGVHIMAPNAGELIHEAVLALQYGASSEDIARTCHAHPTMSEAVKEAAMATYDKPIHI